A single Opisthocomus hoazin isolate bOpiHoa1 chromosome 1, bOpiHoa1.hap1, whole genome shotgun sequence DNA region contains:
- the GPR83 gene encoding G-protein coupled receptor 83 — protein sequence MLSCFVWLSFPDLVNAFAATGKLSLHRTLDEPFKIPNISGFFSWDNDSLADWQSFVGRSRYGAESQSITVKALLVTAYSFIIVFSLFGNVLVCHVVVKTKRMHSATSLFIVNLAVADLMITLLNTPFTLARFVNSTWIFGKGMCHVSRFAQYCSLHVSALTLTAIAVDRHQVIMHPLKPRISTAKGVIYISVIWIMAACFSLPHAIYQKLFTFEYSEEVTRCLCLPDFPEPADLFWKYLDLTTFILLYVLPLLIISAAYMTVAKKLWRRNVIGDVTTEQYFALRKKNKKTIKMLMLVVILFAVCWFPLNCYVILLSSQTIHTNNALYFAFHWFAMSSTCYNPFIYCWLNDSFRSELKALLNMCRKPPGPAEQRLHSAVPSYQLAWPENGNFKRLQVSHVLPSASNVQLGKTDISAVEPIVAAS from the exons ATGCTGTCCTGTTTTGTCTGGCTCTCCTTCCCTGACTTGGTTAACGCCTTTGCTGCCACAGGAAAATTGTCCCTCCACAGGACTCTGGATGAGCCTTTTAAAATCCCAAACATCTCGGGTTTCTTTTCCTGGGATAACGACAGCCTAGCCGACTGGCAGAGCTTCGTGGGCAGGAGCCGGTACGGAGCGGAGTCACAGAGCATCACGGTGAAAGCCCTGCTCGTCACGGCGTACTCCTTCATCATCGTCTTCTCCCTCTTCGGCAATGTCCTGGTCTGCCACGTTGTCGTCAAGACCAAGCGCATGCACTCCGCCACCAGCTTGTTCATTGTCAACCTGGCTGTAGCCGATCTCATGATCACGCTCCTCAACACGCCTTTTACACTG GCTCGTTTTGTGAACAGCACCTGGATCTTCGGGAAGGGGATGTGCCATGTCAGTAGGTTTGCGCAGTACTGCTCCCTCCACGTCTCTGCCTTGACCCTCACGGCCATTGCCGTGGACAGGCACCAG GTTATAATGCACCCTCTGAAACCTCGCATATCTACTGCAAAAGGTGTTATCTACATCTCTGTAATCTGGATCATGGCAGCTTGTTTTTCCCTACCACACGCTATCTACCAAAAACTCTTTACCTTTGAATACAG TGAGGAAGTTACCAGGTGCCTGTGTCTGCCAGATTTCCCCGAGCCTGCGGACCTCTTTTGGAAGTACCTCGACTTAACCACCTTCATCTTGCTCTATGTCCTGCCCCTTCTGATCATCTCTGCTGCCTACATGACAGTGGCCAAGAAACTCTGGCGGCGCAATGTCATCGGGGACGTCACCACTGAACAGTACTTTGCCCTTCGCAAAAAGAATAAGAAGACCATAAAGATGCTGATGCTTGTTGTCATCCTCTTCGCAGTCTGCTGGTTCCCCTTAAATTGCTACGTCATCCTCCTCTCCAGCCAGACCATCCACACCAACAATGCCCTGTACTTCGCCTTTCACTGGTTCGCAATGAGCAGCACCTGCTACAACCCCTTCATCTACTGCTGGCTCAATGACAGCTTCCGATCAGAACTGAAGGCTTTGCTCAACATGTGCAGAAAACCTCCCGGACCCGCAGAACAGAGGCTCCACTCCGCAGTACCATCCTACCAACTGGCTTGGCCAGAAAATGGCAACTTCAAGAGGTTGCAGGTCTCCCATGTCCTTCCGTCAGCCTCCAACGTCCAGCTGGGGAAGACAGACATCTCTGCAGTTGAACCGATAGTAGCTGCAAGCTAA